The following are from one region of the Abiotrophia defectiva ATCC 49176 genome:
- the mreD gene encoding rod shape-determining protein MreD, with protein MKVTRERKLRWFIPLVFFFSIIIDSALPAIFPAEFLADSQRIVSHLMLYWVITFAFYFREREVLLYSLLFGVVADSYNTTIIGIFAFGYWFIAYCVTRIKRYLPKRGLVHFMLFIVLISLLDFAIFVFYRETGYTQVTLSRFIMENLVPTLIFNTVLSFVLYFPTRSILTWLGYENYYIV; from the coding sequence ATGAAGGTAACTAGAGAACGCAAATTACGTTGGTTTATCCCGCTAGTCTTCTTCTTCTCCATTATCATCGATTCCGCCTTGCCAGCTATCTTCCCAGCTGAGTTTCTGGCTGATAGTCAGCGGATTGTCAGTCATCTTATGCTCTATTGGGTCATCACCTTTGCTTTCTATTTCCGTGAGCGTGAAGTCCTCCTCTATAGCCTCTTGTTTGGGGTGGTTGCAGATAGCTATAACACGACCATCATTGGTATTTTCGCCTTTGGCTATTGGTTCATCGCCTATTGTGTGACCCGAATTAAACGTTATCTGCCTAAGCGTGGGCTGGTGCATTTTATGCTCTTTATCGTCTTAATCAGTCTCTTGGATTTTGCCATCTTTGTTTTCTATCGGGAGACAGGCTATACCCAGGTGACCTTGAGTCGCTTTATTATGGAGAACTTGGTACCGACCTTGATTTTCAATACGGTCCTATCCTTTGTCCTCTATTTCCCAACCCGGTCTATTCTGACTTGGTTAGGTTACGAGAATTACTATATCGTTTAA